DNA sequence from the Agromyces aureus genome:
TCGCGATCGGCGACCGCGTCTGCGGCGAGGCCTCGCAGGGCGGCTGGGCCGAGTATGCCGTGCTGCCGGAGCGGTTCGCGGTGCGGCTGCCAGACGCCATCGGGTTCGCGGATGCCGCGACGCTGCCGGTCTCGGCCGGCACCGCCCTGCAGGGGTTGCGGCTCGCGGGCATCGACCCCGCACAGCCCGTCGCCCCCAGGCGCGAGGGCGAGCGCTCGCGCCTGCTCGTCATCGGCGCGTCCGGCGGCGTCGGCGGATTCGCGGTGCAGCTCGCCGCGCTCGCCGGCTGGGAGGTCGTCGGGGTGTGCAGCGTGGCGAAGGCCGACCATGTGCGCGGGCTCGGTGCCGAGCGCGTGCTCGACCACGGCACGCCGTGGGCCGAGGCCGAGCCCGACGGCGCGTACGACGCAGTGTTCGACCTCGCGGGTGCCCAGACGCTCGGCCGACTCGCGCGGCTCGTGCGACGCGGGGGCACGGTCGTGCTCTCGGCCGGCGGGGGAGACGGGCTGCTCGGGCCGATCCCGCGGCTGCTCGGGGCCACGCTTCGTGGGCCGTTCATGCGGATCTCGCTGAAGCCGCTCGCCGCGGCCCGCAACGCCGACGACCTCGCGACGCTCGTCGCGCGGCTCGCCGACGGGCGCATCCGCCCGATGATCGACCGGATCGTACCGC
Encoded proteins:
- a CDS encoding quinone oxidoreductase family protein, whose product is MTMNETKADTQAAGRPTTTAMTAVTQHRYGEPDVLALETVTAPVPKPDEVLVAVHAVDVASGDVRVMRGEPKLMRAFFGFRRPRVPTVGRDIAGTIAAVGSAVTGLAIGDRVCGEASQGGWAEYAVLPERFAVRLPDAIGFADAATLPVSAGTALQGLRLAGIDPAQPVAPRREGERSRLLVIGASGGVGGFAVQLAALAGWEVVGVCSVAKADHVRGLGAERVLDHGTPWAEAEPDGAYDAVFDLAGAQTLGRLARLVRRGGTVVLSAGGGDGLLGPIPRLLGATLRGPFMRISLKPLAAARNADDLATLVARLADGRIRPMIDRIVPLAEVQRAVRAYQAGEIRGKLVLSVR